A window of Thermus tengchongensis contains these coding sequences:
- a CDS encoding LLM class flavin-dependent oxidoreductase, which yields MEIGLYTFGERTLDPELGRPPTPQERLERLLQEAELADQAGLAVYAVGEHHREEYVVSAPAVVLAALAARTRRIRLASAVVVLGSEDPIRVFQQFATLDLLSGGRAELWVGRGSFTESFPLFGYRLEDYEALFEEKLALLLKLRRGERVDWPGGRFTRPIPGLGVYPRPLQDPLPVWVAAGGTPESAVRAGRLGLPLVLAIIGGDPRRFVPFAQLYRETARAHGHTPRLALAAHGFLAEDDGEALRLATPAFLQVMNRIGRERGWRPLAPDHFARSRGLGGADFIGDPERVAEKALYWQELFQPERLLLQLTVGTLPHRKVLRAIELLGAEVLPRVQKALAPS from the coding sequence ATGGAGATTGGCCTCTACACCTTCGGCGAGCGCACCCTGGACCCCGAGCTCGGCCGTCCCCCCACCCCCCAGGAGCGGCTGGAGCGGCTTTTGCAGGAGGCGGAGCTGGCGGACCAGGCGGGGCTTGCGGTCTATGCCGTGGGGGAGCACCACCGGGAGGAGTATGTGGTTTCGGCTCCGGCGGTGGTCCTCGCCGCCTTGGCCGCCCGCACCCGGAGGATCCGCCTGGCCAGCGCCGTGGTGGTCCTGGGCTCCGAGGACCCCATCCGGGTCTTCCAGCAGTTCGCCACCCTGGACCTCCTCTCGGGGGGGCGGGCGGAGCTTTGGGTGGGGCGGGGTTCTTTCACCGAGTCCTTCCCCCTCTTCGGCTACCGCCTTGAGGACTACGAGGCCCTCTTCGAGGAGAAGCTTGCCCTCCTCCTCAAGCTTCGCCGGGGGGAGCGGGTGGACTGGCCCGGAGGACGGTTCACCCGGCCCATCCCCGGCCTCGGGGTCTACCCCCGGCCCCTGCAGGACCCCCTGCCCGTCTGGGTGGCCGCGGGGGGCACCCCGGAGTCGGCGGTGCGGGCGGGGCGGCTGGGCCTGCCCCTGGTCCTGGCCATCATCGGGGGGGATCCCCGGCGGTTCGTGCCCTTCGCCCAGCTCTACCGGGAGACGGCCCGGGCCCACGGCCACACCCCGCGCCTGGCCCTGGCGGCCCACGGCTTCCTGGCGGAGGACGACGGGGAGGCCCTGCGCCTGGCCACCCCCGCCTTCTTGCAGGTGATGAACCGCATCGGCCGGGAGCGGGGCTGGCGGCCCCTGGCCCCCGACCACTTCGCCCGCTCCCGGGGTCTGGGAGGGGCGGACTTCATCGGCGACCCCGAGCGGGTGGCGGAGAAGGCCCTCTACTGGCAAGAGCTCTTCCAGCCCGAAAGGCTTCTCCTGCAGCTCACCGTGGGCACCCTGCCCCACCGCAAGGTGCTCCGGGCCATCGAACTTTTGGGGGCGGAGGTGCTTCCCCGGGTGCAAAAGGCCCTGGCCCCCTCCTAG